The following are encoded together in the Alphaproteobacteria bacterium genome:
- a CDS encoding HAD hydrolase-like protein produces the protein MIGHDAEADVGGAMAAGLMGALAQTGKYRPGQEAHLPERPTLVAENLKAVVDLLLN, from the coding sequence ATGATTGGCCATGATGCGGAAGCCGACGTTGGCGGAGCAATGGCCGCTGGCCTCATGGGCGCTCTCGCCCAAACTGGGAAATACCGGCCCGGGCAAGAGGCGCATCTTCCCGAGCGGCCAACTTTAGTGGCGGAGAACCTGAAAGCTGTCGTCGATCTCCTTCTGAACTGA